CAGGGATCTGCCTATCCTTTTCGGGATCTCTGATAGCCACGTGCCGCCAGATAAGGCTGCAGACTCGTAAGGGGCCTTCAAGTTAGTGCGGGCACGTATGGCATCGATGAGTCCTTTCAGATTGCTGCGCACGCGACATCTACTTCCTGTGACTATTGTACCGCTCGCGTATTTTACTCCTCTTCCTCGTACTCTTCCTCCTCCTCTTCCCACTCAAACTGGTAGTAGCTCTCCCCACTTTCCTCCTCTTCGGGGTGCTTCCGCAAATGCTCTTCCAGAGCAGCTTTGCTTTCCAGCTTCTTGCCGCACTTCGGGCACATGAGATAGTAGGGCCCGGTCGGCTTATGCCATGCATCAAAGTGCGCTTCGAAGTCCTCCCTGCTGTAGAACAGGGCTCCGCACTCGGGGCACTTCAGTGGGCTTGCCACAGGAGAATGAATCTCCTGCGATTATCTGCTTAACGTTTTACTCGAGGGATAGGTCGATGGTTGCCTCGAGGACATCCATCGAGTAGTCGCAGATTCTCCTCAAGCTGTCCGCGATCAGCCTGATGACCATGTGCCTCCTCGCATCGCAGGGCTCCTCGAGAATCCTCTCGATGAACCCCTGTTCGGCTGCCGCCAGTCGGGGTGGGTACTCGTCTAGCAAGCTTAGGGCCTTCTCCCTCTCCCTATTGAGGAAGCAACGTATCGAGTTTTGGAAGATTTCCTTCGCGAGCTTTGTCATCGACTCGAGCTCCCTCTCTAAGCCGCTGATCGAAACGCCCGCTGTTACCAGCGACTTCGCGTTCCTAGCGATCTTCTCCGCGTGATCCGCGCAGCGCTCCACGCTCTTCCCGACCACCGCGTACTCGATTATCTCCTCGAGACTCTTCAAGCCGATCTCCTCGATCCCCACGAAGCCTCTGACGCCCGCGTTCAACTGGCGGAGCAGGTAGAGGTACAGCTTATCGATGAAATCGTCCCTTGATATGACGTCCTCAAGGAGGGTTATGTTTCGAGCGAAGAGGCCCTCCATGGAATCGTCGATCATCCCGGCCCCTACCTGCCCCATCCTCTGGATGACGAGGTTGACGGGGAGCTCCTCAACGTTGACCAGCACTTGCAGTACGATGCTGTGCTCCCCATCCTCCAGCAGCTCCACTCCGATCATCTTGTTTGAAATGACCCTCTTTATGACGTCCTTGAACCTCTTCCCATCGGGGGGTAGCTCGACTCTGATCACCTTGTAGCCGACCAGGTAGCGAGACATTATCTCGCGGATAATCGTCCCTTCGCTCTCCCCGTCTCGGATTACCATTTTGCACTCCGGCCTCTTTCCCTCCTGAAGGGGTGGCGGCACTAAGCGGAGCGAGCCGTCGGGCTCAAGAACAATGGTGACCGGCGACCCCCTACCTATGCCAACGCGTTTCGCCCAGTTCTTGGGGAGCGAAACGACGTACGTCGACCTGCCTATCAGCTGAACCCTCCTAGTTACCTCTCGCGTTTCCATACTAACCACTACAAAGCTAATTACGCTCTCTATACTTTAGACGCTTCTTTTAAAGCTTTTGGGCTCGCAATCCGCCCTCAGGGCGTCAAACCCGACGAGGAGGGTTCCACAGCCCCCGCAGCTGGAGTTGAACAGCGAG
This genomic interval from Thermofilaceae archaeon contains the following:
- a CDS encoding phosphate uptake regulator PhoU gives rise to the protein METREVTRRVQLIGRSTYVVSLPKNWAKRVGIGRGSPVTIVLEPDGSLRLVPPPLQEGKRPECKMVIRDGESEGTIIREIMSRYLVGYKVIRVELPPDGKRFKDVIKRVISNKMIGVELLEDGEHSIVLQVLVNVEELPVNLVIQRMGQVGAGMIDDSMEGLFARNITLLEDVISRDDFIDKLYLYLLRQLNAGVRGFVGIEEIGLKSLEEIIEYAVVGKSVERCADHAEKIARNAKSLVTAGVSISGLERELESMTKLAKEIFQNSIRCFLNREREKALSLLDEYPPRLAAAEQGFIERILEEPCDARRHMVIRLIADSLRRICDYSMDVLEATIDLSLE
- a CDS encoding C2H2-type zinc finger protein, producing MASPLKCPECGALFYSREDFEAHFDAWHKPTGPYYLMCPKCGKKLESKAALEEHLRKHPEEEESGESYYQFEWEEEEEEYEEEE